Sequence from the Enhydrobacter sp. genome:
AAGATAGCCGCAGACGACTTCGGTATCCTCGCCGCCGCCATCGAAGCGGCAGACCGGCACTCCCTCCCACGGCGGCGGTGGCAGCAGCTCCGCGATCGGAATCGGCCTCACGGGTGTCATGCTGCCCATCAGATGGCGGTGGGCGTGGGGCAGCACCACGAGGTCCCCCGCCTTCACCTCCACCCGTTGCCCATTCGCGCTGGCCCAGGCACGTCCCCGTCGCATGATGTGGAACAGGATGAGGCGCTGGGCGTCGGGCGCGAGGAGCTGGATCAGATCGCGTGACTCGGGTGAATCGAATGCCCACGGCGCCGAATACTCGCCACGCAGGAAGATGGCCCCGGAAAGCCGGATCCGCGCGAGCACGTCCGACAGCAGCTCCGTCGGGTCTGGCGCTATCGGCGGCGTCTCGGTCACATCTCTCGGCGTCTGGATCATGGTCATCTGAAGCGGCTCCGCCGATGCTGTCGCCATCAACCAAGGAGGAACATCATGCCCAAATTCGTCATCGAACGCGACATGCCGGGCGTCGGCAAATCCGGCCCGGCCGACCTCAAGGCCGCGTCGCAGAAGTCGTGCGCCGTGCTGGGCAAGCTCGGTTCCGGGATCCAGTGGATTCACAGCTATGTCACCGACGACAGGATCTACTGCGTCTATCTCGCCGAGAGCGAGGCGATGATTCGCGATCACGCCACGCAGTCCGGCTTCCCTGCCAATCGCATCTCTCAGGTGCGCAACGTCATCGAGCCGGCGACCGCCGAGTGATCGCGGCTTCCGGCTCGTGCCGGTAGGGAGAAATCCGCCGCTGACGCCTCCTTGACGGCCGAGCCATGCACGGTCCGGAAGCATGGCTCGGACGGGGACGGCGGCATCCGTTGGCCGTTGGCCTGGTCATAGGCGCCTCGTCATCGGCGACGATACTGCGAGGATTTCTCCCATCATGGTTGCAACGGCATCGAGCGGCAGACGGTGGACCGGATCAAGGCATGGATCGTGGCCGGCCCAGCACCCCGATGATCAGCGCCGTCAGGGTCGCGAGTTGCAACAATGCGCCGCCGGCATGCGAATACTCCCACTGCCGACGCAGCAGCTCCCAGTTCTCGGGCTGCTGCGTCCAGTTCGCCGTCGCCTGATTGGCAGGCCAGGTGAAGGTCCAGAACAGCGCCTGGGCGGCGAGCAGGCCGAAGAGGGCGACGATCCCGGCGATCCGCAGCGGACGCTCGCCCCGCGCCAGCACGATGACTGCGACGATCGAGACGAGCTCGACCAGCAGAAGCCAGCCGAGCATGCTCCAGCCGCGGTAGATCTGCTGGACGGTGAAGTAGTCTGTACGCGGCAGGCTGATCTTGTTGGGCAGCTCGAGCAGATGGGCGAGTGCCGGCGCCAAGGCGAGGGCCGTCGACATCAGGGCGGCGAACAGGGCGAGGGTGAGGTCGCGCGATCTCATCGTCGAACGATGAGTCTACAGCCTCCGGCGCGGGAAGTTCCCCGACCAATTACGTAGTCTCAAACGCTGTCAGGCGAGTGGCATGTCGTATGCGCTGGAAAATGGCGTGGCTACCCTCCGCCTCGGCCCGGCTCACCAGCATTTCCTTGCAGAACCGCTCGGCGATGTCGCGCAGCTTCTCGCGAGAGTCGATGCCTATCGGCGCAGGACTCTTGTTGGCCGG
This genomic interval carries:
- a CDS encoding DUF4242 domain-containing protein; this encodes MPKFVIERDMPGVGKSGPADLKAASQKSCAVLGKLGSGIQWIHSYVTDDRIYCVYLAESEAMIRDHATQSGFPANRISQVRNVIEPATAE